The window GAAGCTGTCGAGGTCGCCGATGGTGGACGCGGCGGTGGTTTCGATGGCGCTGGCGTCGAGCACCTGCAGCGCGATCGGCACGTCCTGCAGTTCCTGCTCGCGGCTCTGCGCGGTGACCACGATCCGGTCGAGGGTGGTGGCGTCCTTCCTGTCCTGCGGCGCGTCCTGCGGTTTGTCCTGCGCCTGCGCGGACAGCGCCGCGGACGCCAGCAGCGAAGCCAGCAAGGCGCGGCGGATGCTTCCGGCCAGTTTGTCGTACGTCATCGCAAGTCCCCTCTGGTTGGATTCGCGTGCAGTGCCGCGAACGGTTGTCGTTATCGGTTCCGTCGTTGCGGAGCGGTCAGCTCCCGCAGTCCTGCGCCGGCATCGCCGCGATCCAGTCGCGGATCAGCGCGACGCCTTCCGCGTGGACGACGCTGCGCCCCAGCTCCGGCATCATCACTCCCGGATCGACGCTTTCCATCCGGTACGGCAGGATCGAATCGTCCGGCTTGCCGGGCGCGATGTCCCAGGGCCGGTTGCCGGTGCCCTGGCCGGCGGCGATCGGCAGCTTGCAGCGGCCCAGTCGCAGCAGGTCGCGGGTGGTGGCGTCCAGCCACATGCCGGAGGTGCGCGCCGCGCCCTTCCGGCTGTGGCAATGGCCGCAGTTGATGTCGAGGTACGAGCGCGCGCGCGCATCCAGCGGCGCGGCCGGATCGTCCCACGACGGATTCTTCGGCAGCTCGCCCGCCGGCACGTCGGTGAGGTAGCCGATCTTCTGCCAGTGCGCGAGCTGGTTCTCGCTGCCGGCGCCGGGATAGGCGAAGTCGCGGTTGAGATGGCGCGCCTTCGGCCCGATCGGGAAGATCGCCTTGGACTTCAGGTCGGTGCCGTGGCAGCCGGCGCACTGGTTCTCGTCCGGCACGGTGTAGTCCACCTGTGCCTTGCTGCCGTCGGCGGCAAGCAGGGTCAGCGACAACAGCTCGCCGCTGCGCATCAGCCGCGCCTCGGTCTGCTCCGCGTTCCACACGTAGGGCAGCGCGATCCAGCCGGCCTCGCGCCGCACCAGCAGCCGCGTCTCCACCAGCCGCACCTTGTCCAGCGCCAGGCCGCCGTCCGGCTCCGGGCCGGTGTCGGCGCTGCGCAGCACCACGTCGCCGCCGCGTCCGCCGTCGGGCACGGGGTAGTAGAAGGTCTTGCTGATGATGGTGCCGACCGGGAAGTCCAGCGCGTCCACCGGCTGGTAGCGCGCCGCCTTGCCTTCCGGCATCCACACCGTGCGCAGCTTGTGCGCGTAGTCGGTGAACAGCGGCGAGTCCAGCGTGTACGGCTCGACCCGCGCGTTGAGGCGCAGGCGGCCGTCGGCCACGTAGACCACGTTCCAGTCGGACAGCCGCTCCGGCATGCCCTCGGCGAAGAACGCCACCGGCGCCGGCGCGCGCGTGCAGGCGGCCAGCAGCGCCAGCCCCAGCGCGGCGAGGAAGCGACGCATCGGCATCAACCGCGCTTCAGGTCGACCG is drawn from Thermomonas brevis and contains these coding sequences:
- a CDS encoding SO2930 family diheme c-type cytochrome — encoded protein: MPMRRFLAALGLALLAACTRAPAPVAFFAEGMPERLSDWNVVYVADGRLRLNARVEPYTLDSPLFTDYAHKLRTVWMPEGKAARYQPVDALDFPVGTIISKTFYYPVPDGGRGGDVVLRSADTGPEPDGGLALDKVRLVETRLLVRREAGWIALPYVWNAEQTEARLMRSGELLSLTLLAADGSKAQVDYTVPDENQCAGCHGTDLKSKAIFPIGPKARHLNRDFAYPGAGSENQLAHWQKIGYLTDVPAGELPKNPSWDDPAAPLDARARSYLDINCGHCHSRKGAARTSGMWLDATTRDLLRLGRCKLPIAAGQGTGNRPWDIAPGKPDDSILPYRMESVDPGVMMPELGRSVVHAEGVALIRDWIAAMPAQDCGS